In Gemmatimonadaceae bacterium, the genomic window GTCCACCACGCCGAGCGGCTCGGCGATCACGTCGCGGGCGCCGGCATCCCACAACATCCGGTGCACGATGGCGGCGCGTGAGTCCACACCCCGCGCGCGCACCTTGCCGAGCCAGGTGGACGTGGCGCCGCCGTCACACACCTCGAACGACACCATGCAGCGGCGGCCGGCCTTGTGCCGCACCAGCGCGGTCGACGCAACCTGCACGTCGTCGACGGCTGGACTGGAGTGCCGTTGCGCGAGCACCCGGGTCGCCGTCTCCGGACTGGCGAGCGCGGTCGCGAATGCCAATGCCGTGTCGTCGCCGAGCCGGGCCCACGCGCGCAGCTCCACCGGCTTCACCGGCGTGCAGCTACCGGTGCGGCGCGGCCGGATCGCACCGGGAATGCCGTCGAGCAGCGACTGCGCGCGCGCCACCAGCCGCTCGGTCAACGTCGGCCAGTCGGGGTCACGGTGGCGGAAGGGATGCGGCGTGAGCCGCATCAGCGCCTCGGCGGTGCGCCAGGTGAACCGCCGCATGTCCACGGCACGGCTGCGGCCGTAGCCGTCCAGCAGCGCCGCGACCAGGGCCGTGGCGCGCTCGCGCGTGCACCCCCGGCGCAGCACGTCGCGCTCGAGGTGCGCCGCGAAGATCGCGAGGTCGATGTGGGGGTCGGAGAGTGTGCACTCGTCGAAGTCGAGCAGCGAGATGGTGCCGTCGTGCACGAGCACCTGCTTGGCGTAGAAGTCCCCGTGGATCGGGGTCACCGGTGCCGGCGACTCGGCGCGCAACTGCGCCAGCCGGCCCACCAGCAGGCGCAGCGGCTCGCGTACCACCGGCGACCAGCCGCTCACGGCAGCCGCGACGCGGTGCAGCCCGACGTTGGCATCGGCGTCGGTCTCCCCCGCCCGCACATCCATCGTCCCGTCGTGCACCGCCGCCAGCGCCGCGCCCGCCGCGCTGACGTGGTCCAGAGGATCGGCACGCAGGTCCAGCAGGCGGCCGCCGATCCACGGTGCGACGATCACGCCCCGCTTTGCCTCCCATGCCGTGGCGGGACTCACGGGCAAGTGCGGCAGGCGCGCCAGCGCGCGATGGGCCGTCAGGGCATTCGCGAACGCCACTCCGTCATGGCACTTGATGACGGCCACCGGCTCGCCGCGCACCTGCGCCATCGCCACCAGCCGCCGCTCCGGCTTGTAGGCGATCACGCGGAACGTGCACGCCGCCGGCAGGCCCAGTGTGGCCAGGACCTGTTCCCGTCGCGCCGGGTCGAGCAGCCACCGCGGACCGGCGAGTTCGCCGTCGTTCGGGAATCGGCGGATCGCGATGCGCTCGTCCGCACACGACA contains:
- a CDS encoding phosphotransferase, which translates into the protein MLSPSDRVVAVRDRALPGLATVLDVEAAAALVAAMLPDPPAGAPRMTYTRYKPGASCLVSLQYDDGEAAAFVTLKAVGTEAHEKWAKYRESSRVVSCADERIAIRRFPNDGELAGPRWLLDPARREQVLATLGLPAACTFRVIAYKPERRLVAMAQVRGEPVAVIKCHDGVAFANALTAHRALARLPHLPVSPATAWEAKRGVIVAPWIGGRLLDLRADPLDHVSAAGAALAAVHDGTMDVRAGETDADANVGLHRVAAAVSGWSPVVREPLRLLVGRLAQLRAESPAPVTPIHGDFYAKQVLVHDGTISLLDFDECTLSDPHIDLAIFAAHLERDVLRRGCTRERATALVAALLDGYGRSRAVDMRRFTWRTAEALMRLTPHPFRHRDPDWPTLTERLVARAQSLLDGIPGAIRPRRTGSCTPVKPVELRAWARLGDDTALAFATALASPETATRVLAQRHSSPAVDDVQVASTALVRHKAGRRCMVSFEVCDGGATSTWLGKVRARGVDSRAAIVHRMLWDAGARDVIAEPLGVVDGLRMTLQRRLPGVPLVTALAQGGNPGTLAAALAQSVSRVHELDVHPGRAWTLDDELRILRTRLASLRLAQPEHARPLLWIMERLDGVAAPLAARDHVAVLHRDLYHDQVLVHEGRCLLVDLDLVATGDPALDCGNLVAHLLELQWRGGIAARVVSEFCVAFSAEMVVRAAGSITEDAIVRHVFLALGRLLEIASRHTDRAAFLPAHLSMLGDRLAECGPRLELAALMEVPAWLAA